The genomic interval CATGTCTCATAGTAGTTTAAAATCCTCCCAGGGGACTCACGGTCAACTGATGAGCCGTATTGATACAGGCAGCAGGTTCTATCCAGGTGAATACGTGTAGTAACGGGTTTGTTGTTAATCTGTAAAAGCAGCCACAAACAATAGTATCTTGAGAACATGTAATGTTTTTATCACCTAATATTAGGTTTATATTATGAACATTCTTAAAATCAGCTAAAtggtcaattcaattcaattcaaaaatactttaattccaaagggaaatcaaatgttgttgtagctcattttatgaaggtttcttcaaagagctgttgtagatgctgatggctgtgggcaggaaggatctcctgtagcgctccgtcttacagcagatctgaagaagcctctgactgaagacactctcttgttgtaggacagtctcatgaagaggatgctcagggttctccataatgttcttcattttatgaagaatctgtctttccacaatgatctccagaggttccagaggagtccccagaacagagccagccttttttatcagcttgttgagcttttttaagtccctggctctgatgctgcttttccagcagatgatggcagaagagatcacactttccacaacagacttatagaagatatgcagcatcttgctgcaaacaccaaaggacctaagcttcctcaagaagtacagtctgctctgtcccttcttgtagatgacacctccttgctgtctcttatcttgactttaagttgcttctgtatactccaataattctctgtctccctctctgaaggctctttttttcttgttaagcaggtccttcaggtcactggtgatccaggatTTGTTATTGGAgaagcatctcatggttctggtggggatgatgttatccacacagaagtttatatagtcggttacacactcagtcatggcattgatgtcctcttcatgtggctggcacagtacgtcccagtctgtagcctcaaagcaaccttgcagagcttcttcagcttcctgtgaccattttctcacagtcctctttattacaggttgcctctgaacaaggggcttatatttcgagcagagaaaaacaagattgtgatctgatttgcccagaggaggtcttgctgtagagatgtatgagtccttgacatttgcataaaacaaatccaacattttgttttctctggtagagcagctgacaaactgttgaaacgttggaagtgtagcagagagtgaagcgtggttaaaatcaccagaaattgccacaaaagcattgggattttgtgtctgtagcttagcaacaactgagctgatggcatcacatgcagtgtcggcaacagcagaaggtggaacgtaaactgttgccaaaataacactggtgaactctctgggtaaataatatggatgaaaacttactgccaacagttcaatatctggactgcagagacgacacttcacagttacatgttctgctgttcacaaatactgccagtccacctcctttacatttgccgctcctctttaaatctctgtctgctcgtatggttaaaaagcccggcagagagatgctggagtcggggatatgatcctgcagccatgtctcagtacaACACCTAATACAGCattcccggtactctggctgggtcctttgtaggtcttggagttcatccaacttgtttcccaacgatctcacattgcccatcataatcgacggaagagatggtttgaacttcctccttctctctcttctcttagctcctgctctgcatccatggcgtctccttttcaactcatcagggatttggggttgtagttgaagtattatttgagctttcgAGATATTAATCAACTGCTctcggttgtaagaaacaaccccgttgccatggcaatgcatcataacaaatgtacaaaaatagaaagtattaagaaataTCTTTTGCCATCTGCTGGAgaacagcagatgatggcagaagagatcacactttccacaacagacttatagaagatatgcagagTAGTCAGAGTACATctgactagctgttagcttcCAACACCTGAGAAATTGTTAACTTTTCTACAAACTCACTGCAAAACAGCCTCTATCTTTTTACCAACTTTCAACCCAACACAAATCCTATGCACAATGGGATGCATCATAtgtgacatacacacacatactttAAAGACTACTAGTTTATATTTGGACCTACACAAGGTGTTTGTAATAACACCAACATGAATGCATCTTAACATGAGTGGTTTTGACAGTAAGCAGTCATTCCCTATAAAATCCATGCATTCATGAGAAAAACGTTCAAAACTCCACACCAATAACGCTAAACACTAAAACAGCCAAATGCCAATCAACTGTCAAACAGCGCTCTAAGAAAGTTtacatgaattaaaaaaagcattcatgacatttttgttttaccaataTCAATTTGTTTTAGCCGACGTCAAATTTCACATACATCCATTAAAACCCCactaaaacaatttgaaaaaaaattatatcttAACAGAATGAATTCGGCAGCGAACTGGTAGTCCTGACAACAGACATTTTCTTATTCAACTCAGATAAAACTTGGTTCCATGTTTCAAACTGAAACAGAAAGTTTGCCAAACCACCCACAGTATTTGATATTCCATTTAGGCTCAGCACTGAACTCCCCACCTGATCCTCTGCCAGtacatttgtatttgtgaaatacGCATCGTAGTCATGGTGATGACTTTGGAGAGATCGCAGTTGCTCAGAGGATGCCGGGGGTTTACCTGAAACATCTGTTCATCAGGAGGGTCAGTAGGAGAGATACCCAGGCGTTTCAGGCACATACCCAGATATGCATCTTCAATGTAGATGGGTTTGATCTGAGGTGAGACGGTTAAGATTTTCTTAGGTAGATCCAGAGACATGATGTAAGCCATGCCCAGAGGGTAGGGGGGATACTCTGGCTCGGGTACCACGTATCTAGGCATATAAAACCTGTTGAATGGGTTTCTTAAAACTGGGCTGTGCCACCATACCAAACCTGTCATGTAGTTTTCTTTAGGCGTCTTCAAATCAAGCAGCAATGTAACCAAATTTTTAACATGAAGTAACATATCTGAgtcaattttcatcataaagGTAGACGTGTTGCAGTGCCGAACCAGCCACTCCAGCATAATCATGGTCTTGATGGTCAAGTTGCGATAGCCGTCCTGGAAATTACTCTGAATGAGATCATGGTACTGCTCATTCTCCTGTCTGAGTCTCTCCTGCTGCTGGTTAGCATTATTCCCCCCAGGAAGCCCCACTATAAAGATGGTTTCAACCAGCTGACCAAGGACAAGTTTCTCACTCCCCCATGTCCTTCGGATGGTGTCCCGAGCTGCCACATCGGCAGGAGCAACAGGAATCATCAAGATCAGGAATGGATGGGTGGTCTTACACGTTGGAGTGTCATCCATGATGAATCTGTAGGTCCGTGGGTAAGCCACATGATACGGGCCCGGATCCTCCCACTTTGGTTCAGGCAATGGAGAGGCAGTGGAATTAGATTTTTTGTATGCTGGCTCAGGCCCATCCTCAGTAGTGAGGTAAATGATGAAGACTGTCACTCCTACCACAATGGCAATGAATACGTTCTTCAGTTGTCTCCTGTTTTCCATTAaacctattaaaaaaaaaagttatgttaTTGCAAAACCTTCAGCGCAAAGCATATGATAAAGAGTAAATCCTCGGTAAAGAACACACCAAGATACTGCTGTATACTGACATTTCACTAGCCGATCCTTTAATTTCAAAATACTTTGAACATACAAGAAAGGCTGACTCAATACTTCCAAGcatttttgttaatattatTTCACCATTTCCccacaatatttttaaattgtttagtaAGTTATTAATTATTGAATTCAGTccagtcaaaataaaaacacgtaATCAGTTCTTGAGTCGGCTGAGTGTGAGGTATTTTCAGTTGGAAGCTTTTTCTCTTGACCAAGATCAAATGGCCAGTGAGGCTTTTATACTAAACTGGACAATTCAGCCTGGCTACAAAAAGATCTGACCCCGCACAATTTGATGGTAGGCACATTAGAAGAATCCAAGTCCATCATTGGAAAAATAAACTGGCTATTAAAGTACGCCCTGAAGCTGCACTAAACTTAAAAACATTGGTGCAACAGATCCCGAACAAGTGAAACATTCCTGATTGTCCTGAAGTTTTTTTGACTAAATCAGTACAAAGATAAGTacttttattaacaaaatttcaaacatggaaataaaaaatgtaatatgtGAAGATGACATTTGTTATTGCTGAGATGACAGTGAATGCGTTTGattatgtttgaaataaacCTAAAACGAAGTCTTATTTATGGTTACAAGAATTTTTcaaaatacactcaccggccacttcaTTAGCAACACTTGTTTAATTGCTTGTGTTACTGAAAGTTTTGGTGCCTTTTGATAAGAGCCCTCGTCATAACCTGATACTCCGCATGACCTAATGTAATAATCACCCTTTCTTCCCGTCCTGTTAATCTATGGCCTAACGTATAATCAGGGCCCAGAGCAATGGATCTACAGAAGGCTGTTTGTCCCAGGGAGGGTTCCAGAGTCCCAGGTAAGTGTGCCACTGTATTAGGGCTTCAGTTCCAAGAATTACTTTGTCTTCAAACTGTTATAAAAAAGGGATGTTGTTTGTTTGTAAAGTTAGAGCAGTTTTGGCAGGGTGCGGTAATAGATGTCCGACTGCTCTCCCATGCGCGTAGTAATCAATAAAGTTGACTTGAGTGACGATCACCGGTCTCTTTTCTtggtaaacaaaaatgttttcacaaaacTTGTGAACACAGTCAGCAAATCAGCCATAGCAGCAACTTAATGCATTTAGACATGGCGAAGACAACTTCCTAAAGTTCAAACTTGATACAATCTCTGAACAACGTGCTGAACCCAGAACCAGATGGGCTCAGGACACAGAGAACCCCCCGGGCCCTGCTCCTGTCAGACAAGAACAGAAACTGGAACTACAATTCTCGATCTCAGGTGCAACATTTAGTCAGAATTTgttgtaaacaaaataaaaagcactgATCCATCCAGCCTCATAGCAACAGGTtaaggctgctgctgttggtgtgACGGCATgggagatattttcttggcacaccttCGAGCCTCTTAATTTTAATGCCACAGTTCATCCCTATAATATTATTAACCATGTCCAtccttttatgaccacagtgtaacCATCTTCTGATTGCTACTTTCAGTAGGATAATACATTATGTCACAAAGTTCAAAATCATCTTAAACCGGTTCCCAGAACATGACATTGAGTTCACTGTGGTCCAGTGaactccacagtcaccagacctcaatccaacaGAGCACCTTTCAAATGAGGTAAAATGGGAGATTCATATTATGGACGTGCAGCAGAGAAATCTAAAGCAACTGAGAGCTGCTATCAGATCAGAATAAACCAAACTATTCCTCAAATATTAGAGGCAGTGTACCAAATAAAGTGACCGGTAAGTGCATTTCTTAACCTTTGGAAAATATGGATCAATTGAAGAGCATAAATAAAAGAGCttattttgctaattttaaaatatttttgtactgGGATACATAAGCCCCACATACCTGTTAGTGTAAAGGTCCACTGAAGTCTATGAGCCAAACCTTGTGAAAAAAGGCCCAAAccagctgaaaataaaaagataagcATGTTAAATTACAATcctaaaaaaatacacttaGTATTTTCAGCTTACTTTTGCAATTAAAGTTAGAAAACAAATACTGTATAGCATGGGCAGCCATCTTTGTTAAGTCAGCTTTCTCTTAGGGGTCAAAAGATGGCAACAAAAATAAGAATAGGTAgttcaaaaacaatgtgaacaGGTTTAGCTCCAGCAGATGTAAATAACACGTGTTACTTAACACGTGTCAACTTTCCTATAGCCGTTAAATCAGCTAAACAGATCTTCAAACCATGTTTAGGTCATACACCAAGAAGTGACAAATTTATAGTTTACCTCCTTGTGGTATAAAAAGAGGAGGTGAAATCCACTGCGCCACAACAGCAGAAGAAACACCATCAGAATCCGTTCTTTGGTCATTTCAGCAACTTCAATAACATACACTTCCAGCACATTAATGTGTTACAATTCTGATATGCAAAaggctgtaataaaaaaaactttaacggTACCTCTGAGTGACTTATTAGtctcatttcttttctttgactcCACACTTTTTCCTGCACAAGCAAGACAACAAACAGCTCTGCAAACTAAGTCTGGAATAAAAACCATTATCTAAAGCacacacataaataaactgaaccagaacctgATCGGAAAAGACGTGACGACAACAGACAACAAAATGACACCAAACTCAGCCTCTGCTCTCTGACTTCCTGCTTTACTTGCCACCTGAAGCAATAAGGCGGGAGATTATGACATCATGGCTGCTTAAGGTGGGACGTTAACTAACTGTTGAcatgttcaaaaataaaatcagacacGTCTGCCTGTTCATTAACTGCATCAGAGGTGAAAACTCCCACCTTTCTTCCGGTCTATAaacgcataaaaaaaaaaaaaaaacagttatgtTCATTGACTCATTTTGATAAGGTTgttatgctttgatgcataaatggcAATAATCTTATAATTCAGTCAGGCTGTGATGATTTCAAAACTACTGCCTCTTTCAAGAACTtgcagcacagaaaaaaaactttaaaaaaaaccttccacacaaatacatgttttgttacatttcaattaaagagttttttttttaaactattagtttgtttaagcacattttgattcaatttagacttttattttattcagcaggAGACTCTGTCAGCACATCTTGACCTAGCAATGGTGTAATGATAAATTAGAATAAAGTGAAATTAGGAATAATCTGAATTACTAAATGTCAACTAAAAGACCAAATCAAAAAGATAAGTGTGAAGTTAGCCTCTAAAAACAATCAGCACTCTCCACAACTAAGAAAATGGTGCATCTCCCTGGGTTTCTCTTTTTTACTTTATCACCCATAAACTTTTCATGCATAAACACCAAAACCTGAAGAGTTTGGCATTTGGtgatacaataaaaacagatctGTTACATATGTGGAACTAAGACAATTAATGaacataaaagttattaaaaacactaaaatcaATTCTAAACTGTTCAAGTAGCCATTTCAGAGACTTTAAAATTGGAGTAATATGAGCTCACTTTCTGATGTCCATCAGCATCCATGCATATGAATGATCTATTAGTTATAGAGAGGCTGTATTCTTTTTAGGAACGACAGAAAGCAGACCTATTGTACTTATCTAATTTGCAACCtatatagcgcttttctagTCATGCTGACCACTCTAAGCGCTGGAGCCACATTCATCGAGTCGCATCCACAAACATGGACACAATCATACGCCGATATGCAAGTTGACCAGCAAAATGGCCCAGGTGTACATCAACATGTAGCTGAAAACGAAGTTGGAAATGAAACTGTTTTCCAAACACAAGAAAACTATTCTTCCCACTGAACCACAGTCCTCCTgttatgaaaacatttattaaagtcTCTGCATTGAACTGAGAGAGAAACAGTCAAACGCAGCACAGTTATTCACATGATGAAAATGCATTCTCTCTGTAGGCCATTATCAATTATTCAAACTTCAGGTTCCGTCTGATTCAGCTGAAAGATGCTCCCTGTAAACAATgacaaatataatttaaaggttctgctttttaaaaatacaaaaaaatatctaaaatacaATTAGGAAGTAAATCAATTGGTTGAGGGTAATCAAGAGACACAGCAATGTAAAGTTGGGTGTCATCAGCATAGCTGTGAAAAGTGAGACACCGGAAGAAGCATGTCTAAAAACTGCtgtggaaaaattattttttactcaAGACAGACATTGAtaattgtcactcagaatcaggtTTATTAATATCTTGCAAAAGAGAAGGATTATTAAAGCATTGGACAAGTGCTCAGGAGTGCATCCAAATCATTCTGTTCTCCTTAGAACAGCTTTCAAGGTGATTCTCATGGGACCCAGACTCGCTGGGGAGGGAGACAAGGTGAAGCCTCTCCTAGACATGTTGACAATGGAATGTGAACCTTACACACTGTGGCATACAAGTTGGATTGGTTTATACACAGTAGATgataaaggagatgattgtagattttaagagaaacaggaataagtcaaacactatttctatcatgggagaagaagtggaggtggtggaggagtataaatacctcggtgttcacctggacaacagactagagtggagatgcaactgtgaagccatctacaagaagggacagagcagactgtacttcttgaggaagcttaggtcctttggtgtttgcagcaagatgctgcatatcttctataagtctgttgtggagagtgtgatctcttctgccatcatctgctgggaaagcagcatcagaaccagggacttaaaaaagctcaacaagctgataaaaaaggctggctctgttctgtggactcctctggaacctctggagatcattgtggaaagacggattcttcataaaatgaagaacattatggagaaccctgagcatcctcttcatgagactgtcctacaacaacagagtgtcttcagtcagaggcttcttcagatctgttgtaagacggagcgctacaggagatccttcctgccaacagccatcagcatctacaacggctctttgaggaaacctacataatatgagctacaacaacatttaatttcccttttggattaataaagtatttttgaattgaattgaattatgggCTAAGCCAATATAACTCAAAAAACAATTTATGCCACTCAGAAGTCCTTGAAATTCATTATCATTTTTAAACTTCACAAAGCAGCTGAACATTTCCTAAATTTTAAATATGgccaaaaaatgtttaaatttacatgagaacatttttgtttggtcAATGGgcaagtaggcagacaggaaaagtGAGAAGAGGATCACAGAAATGTGGAACAAAGATTAGGACAAATAGCTCCTGTTTACTTAATGTTACCAAATTTAAAAGGGTCTTCTCACAAGTGATGCCTGCCCTTGTAAGAAAGTGATGGTAGGTATGAGAGGAAGATTTATTGACTAATTATGGCTTAATCTGAAGCAATGTCGGCAGTGCTTTAGTCTGTCATGGAGAGAAAATAGGTGAGCCGAATATGCGAAACTCTTTGATTAACCGCTCCGTCTACTTTCCGACCTCCACCTACAGTGATGAGATATCGATTATGACCAAAGGAACCAGAGACAGGCAGCGGAAATGAGATTCCTCTATTGGGAGCCTGGTGTTACACCAGATTCTGTAACAGTCTGGTCACACATATTTTTAAAGCTGGCGTAACGAAATTTGACCgtactgtaaaaaaaattataattattttccaGTCAAATGAATGTAGGTGACTTCGCTGACATTTAACGGTATgaaattttttttccaatggCCTCTTGTGAGGAATTAATTTGTCATCAGCGGGGAGAGGAGCAGTTTTGGCATCAAGATGCCTTCCTTTACAGGTTTCTAGAAACATCCTAATGGGAAGGGAACCAGAACATGCTGGAGAGACTATATACAGTGttatgaaaacatatttatacccttacagatttcttccatTTTTGTTAGACTTACATGATTtcatcatcaaactaatttgaaGATCAGACAACAATAACTTGAGGAATTTTGTCCCActtcagccacactggagggttttAAGTATCTGTTTAAGTtcagactttgacttggccactcCCAAACTTTCATTTTCTGACTCAGATGTGGAATATTCtgcttttggggttttttgtacTCAACAGAAATTATGGTTCAGTCAATAACAGCAGGTTGTCCATGTCCTGACAAAGCAAAGCAGACTCAGACCACCACCATGATTGCCTGtatgatggttttttttttcagaaattggGTTTTTCAACAGATGCTACACCTTCCAAAAGGTTCAACTTTTTTCTCGTCAGTCCCCAGAACATTTTCCCAAAAATCTTGGAGATCATCATATTGTTTTGGTAAATGACAGATGTGCCCTCATGTACATTTTGGTCAGCAGTAATTTTCACCTTTTGAAGCCATTTTTCCCCAGGCTCTTTGAATTGTGGAACCATGAATACTGAACCTAACTGAGGCAAGTTAAGCATGCaaggctttagatgttgttctgagtTCTTGTCAGACCCTTTGTGTCAGGCTGGAGTAACTGTGGTAGTCTGGCCCCTAAAAATGTTCACAAccattacatgttttttttaaagtcactgTGGTACGTTCCTAGAAATggctttttaaacttttctagATTTaagtcagtgactttgtttctcatctctttttgatatattttatcTTACTTCATGTTGTAATACTGgtcctatttaagtgatttattCATTCTACATGTCAGGTAGAAATTAGATTGGGTGTCACTTGTGAAATGAAATTCAGCTTTCCGATAAGTGAGAGCAACCTGAGTCAATTAATGATTTAACAAAGTGAAGGGCGATAACTTATTTACAAAGAACATGGCTGGTATGCATAGCTTTTTCATGGACAGATGTTCTTATAtctgtatgtttgttttcatgtccgtcattaaaacaaaacttgtCGTAATTTACTGTTTAGATTCGGTGAAGCAACAAGTTGGGGGAACTTTGTGTTTACAGAGTTTAGACCAAGCACGAAGGAAGTGGGTATTGTGGGTATTGTATGAAGGAAATAAATGTCTTTCTCCAAGAAAACATCATCAGACCTGTGCAAAACGGAGGACGGTGACTATTTTTACCGTATTTTGCCGTATGTGTACACACGGTGGTAACTTGGTATTTTCCTCCCGTAGCCTACCTTTGTGTTGCTCGCTCCGCTCTTGAAACAATTTTCCCCTCTTCGATGTTTTCTCTGAGATCTAGAAAAGCATCCAGCAGACTCGAGCTCATGTTAAAATAGATGTTATCAAAAATGGACCAggtgaacaataaaaaaaaaaaaactgcgcGGCGACGAAAAGGTGTGGCTACCTGAAAGTAAAGACCGTTGTGGCATATAGAGGAAACGTCCCACTTCCTTGTTCGCCCTGGCCGAACCACCAGACAATGGAACGGAACCAAACAGCGACCACAGCGAATATGATAACCTGCCTTGTTCACTGCAACatctttgcaaaaaataaataataataataataattattattattattatatatatattcatattcaagactatttacattgtatgtagattctcactgaatcaaaacagtgaatgaacacatatggaactATGTAGCGGATGAAAACTTGTAGAATAACTAacttaaatctgtttttatgttttagattccttaaagtagccgccctttgctgtaatgactgacattttaacctttggccgtctctccaTGAACCTctaggaagttctttcaagactcatAGGAAAGCTGTTTCAGGTGagcacctcatgaagctcatggagagaaagCCAAGAGAgcaaaatcaaagcaaaaggtggctgttttgaagaatctaaaatataaaaatgtttggagttatttcacactttttgtttactacataattgcttgtgtgtttattcatagttttgttgcctttggtgagaacctacaatgtaaatagtcatgaaaataaagagacccattaagtgagaaagtttaCCTAAACCTTTTGACcggtagaaaaaaataaatatatatatatatatgtatacaggtccttctcaaaatattagcatattgtgatattcattattttccataatgtcatgatggaaatttaacattcatatattttagattcattgcacactcactgaaatatttcaggtcttttattgtcttaatacggatgattttggcatacagctcatgaaaacccaaaattcctatctcacaaaattagcatatttcatccgaccaataaaagaaaagtgtttttaatacaaaaaacgtcaaccttcaaataatcatgtacagttatgcactcaatacttggtcgggaatccttttacagaaatgactgcttcaatgcggcgtggcatggaggcaatcagcctgtggcactgctgaggtcttatggaggcccaggatgcttcgattgcggcctttagctcat from Girardinichthys multiradiatus isolate DD_20200921_A chromosome 5, DD_fGirMul_XY1, whole genome shotgun sequence carries:
- the LOC124869100 gene encoding beta-1,3-galactosyltransferase 5-like isoform X2; the encoded protein is MRLISHSEWISPPLFIPQGAGLGLFSQGLAHRLQWTFTLTGLMENRRQLKNVFIAIVVGVTVFIIYLTTEDGPEPAYKKSNSTASPLPEPKWEDPGPYHVAYPRTYRFIMDDTPTCKTTHPFLILMIPVAPADVAARDTIRRTWGSEKLVLGQLVETIFIVGLPGGNNANQQQERLRQENEQYHDLIQSNFQDGYRNLTIKTMIMLEWLVRHCNTSTFMMKIDSDMLLHVKNLVTLLLDLKTPKENYMTGLVWWHSPVLRNPFNRFYMPRYVVPEPEYPPYPLGMAYIMSLDLPKKILTVSPQIKPIYIEDAYLGMCLKRLGISPTDPPDEQMFQVNPRHPLSNCDLSKVITMTTMRISQIQMYWQRIRWGVQC
- the LOC124869100 gene encoding beta-1,3-galactosyltransferase 5-like isoform X1; this translates as MVFIPDLVCRAVCCLACAGKSVESKKRNETNKSLRAGLGLFSQGLAHRLQWTFTLTGLMENRRQLKNVFIAIVVGVTVFIIYLTTEDGPEPAYKKSNSTASPLPEPKWEDPGPYHVAYPRTYRFIMDDTPTCKTTHPFLILMIPVAPADVAARDTIRRTWGSEKLVLGQLVETIFIVGLPGGNNANQQQERLRQENEQYHDLIQSNFQDGYRNLTIKTMIMLEWLVRHCNTSTFMMKIDSDMLLHVKNLVTLLLDLKTPKENYMTGLVWWHSPVLRNPFNRFYMPRYVVPEPEYPPYPLGMAYIMSLDLPKKILTVSPQIKPIYIEDAYLGMCLKRLGISPTDPPDEQMFQVNPRHPLSNCDLSKVITMTTMRISQIQMYWQRIRWGVQC
- the LOC124869100 gene encoding beta-1,3-galactosyltransferase 2-like isoform X3, with translation MENRRQLKNVFIAIVVGVTVFIIYLTTEDGPEPAYKKSNSTASPLPEPKWEDPGPYHVAYPRTYRFIMDDTPTCKTTHPFLILMIPVAPADVAARDTIRRTWGSEKLVLGQLVETIFIVGLPGGNNANQQQERLRQENEQYHDLIQSNFQDGYRNLTIKTMIMLEWLVRHCNTSTFMMKIDSDMLLHVKNLVTLLLDLKTPKENYMTGLVWWHSPVLRNPFNRFYMPRYVVPEPEYPPYPLGMAYIMSLDLPKKILTVSPQIKPIYIEDAYLGMCLKRLGISPTDPPDEQMFQVNPRHPLSNCDLSKVITMTTMRISQIQMYWQRIRWGVQC